In Candidatus Cohnella colombiensis, one DNA window encodes the following:
- a CDS encoding four-carbon acid sugar kinase family protein: MNIINDTTLLLAFYGDDFTGSTDAMEALASRGYRTVLFLEAPSPELLERFEGIRCIGVAGTSRAKSPEEMALEIKPIMKQLSELDIQTVHYKTCSTFDSSPSVGSIGEAIRVSRQFFEDQHTIPLLVGAPALGRYTLFGQHFARMDGQVFRLDRHPVMSRHPSTPMHEADLRLHLQAQLDEPIALMNILELDGDQEERKQRFNEKLADKPSVVLFDALDDERLTASGQLIWEAAAEGQRFVVGSSGVEYALTAHWEQAGIKPSEQPLKLQEKVEPAKRILAVSGSASPVSKRQVEDAIAQGFHGIRIPASALTNNEELPQQLLDEAVRHLNEGDSVVMYTALGPEDEAIAETRNQFAAHNITGSLAGERIGRQLGRWTKIIMEQAQLRRVVIAGGDTSGFVTSEMGIYGMEMLLQISPGAPLCKVYAKDERMDGVELALKGGQFGSVDYFTKVRDASSN, encoded by the coding sequence TTGAACATCATTAATGATACTACGTTATTGCTCGCATTCTATGGAGATGATTTCACAGGCTCTACGGATGCAATGGAAGCGCTCGCTTCTCGTGGCTATCGTACCGTACTCTTCCTTGAAGCTCCCAGCCCAGAACTGCTTGAACGCTTCGAAGGGATTCGATGCATTGGAGTAGCAGGGACAAGCCGAGCGAAGTCACCAGAAGAGATGGCATTAGAAATTAAGCCGATTATGAAGCAATTGTCTGAGCTTGATATTCAGACAGTCCACTATAAAACATGCTCAACGTTTGACTCATCACCAAGTGTAGGCAGCATTGGAGAAGCGATACGCGTATCACGTCAATTTTTCGAAGATCAGCATACGATTCCATTACTAGTAGGTGCACCGGCGCTCGGAAGGTATACGTTGTTCGGTCAGCACTTCGCGCGGATGGATGGTCAAGTATTTCGGCTCGATCGACACCCAGTAATGTCGCGCCACCCTTCGACTCCGATGCATGAAGCAGACCTTAGGTTACACCTCCAGGCTCAGCTAGATGAGCCAATTGCGCTGATGAACATCTTGGAATTAGATGGAGATCAGGAGGAGCGCAAACAGCGCTTCAACGAGAAGCTTGCGGACAAGCCATCTGTCGTACTGTTCGATGCCCTCGATGATGAGCGTTTAACTGCTAGCGGTCAATTAATTTGGGAAGCGGCAGCAGAAGGACAACGTTTCGTCGTTGGTTCATCAGGTGTTGAATACGCACTGACGGCGCACTGGGAGCAAGCAGGAATTAAGCCATCAGAGCAACCGCTTAAACTGCAGGAGAAAGTAGAACCAGCCAAACGCATTCTAGCCGTATCCGGAAGCGCATCCCCTGTAAGCAAACGGCAAGTTGAAGATGCAATCGCACAAGGCTTTCACGGCATTCGGATACCCGCATCAGCACTCACGAATAATGAAGAGCTGCCACAGCAACTGCTTGATGAAGCGGTTCGTCATCTGAATGAAGGGGATAGCGTTGTGATGTACACCGCACTAGGTCCTGAAGATGAAGCGATCGCAGAGACACGCAATCAATTCGCAGCGCACAACATTACAGGCTCGCTAGCAGGTGAACGAATCGGCAGACAGCTCGGTCGTTGGACGAAAATCATCATGGAGCAGGCACAACTCCGAAGGGTTGTTATCGCTGGTGGAGATACTTCAGGATTTGTAACGAGCGAAATGGGAATCTACGGGATGGAGATGCTGCTTCAGATCTCACCGGGGGCGCCTTTATGCAAAGTATATGCGAAGGATGAACGAATGGACGGCGTAGAGCTTGCGCTCAAAGGCGGTCAATTCGGTAGTGTAGATTACTTTACTAAAGTAAGAGATGCGTCATCGAATTAA
- a CDS encoding GntR family transcriptional regulator has protein sequence MIKVEESKTSSPAPLLKDVAYEEIKERILDERFEPGRFLSERELIELLEMSKTPIKSALTRLEAEGFVTVFSKQGIIINDLALNRIVDIYDLRTALESFNLQAILGKITDEQQQLLIDNLNRTKQIVEQLDVKAFAKADHEFHLLICGFADNGEILRVLMNYQDHLLRITLRHLRKDPHRMKGFWQDHMDIYNLLIKGNDECIAKMKDHLQHSKSKLFM, from the coding sequence ATGATCAAGGTGGAAGAGTCCAAGACATCTAGCCCTGCCCCTCTACTAAAGGATGTTGCTTATGAGGAGATTAAGGAGCGCATATTAGATGAAAGATTCGAGCCGGGTAGATTCCTTTCTGAACGTGAATTAATCGAACTATTAGAGATGAGCAAGACACCGATTAAATCTGCGCTAACACGGCTTGAAGCAGAAGGGTTTGTGACGGTATTTTCCAAGCAGGGCATCATTATTAATGATCTTGCCTTGAACCGCATTGTCGATATTTACGATTTGCGAACGGCGTTGGAATCGTTTAACCTACAAGCCATTCTAGGTAAGATAACGGATGAGCAACAACAACTGCTGATAGATAATTTGAACAGAACAAAGCAGATTGTGGAGCAGCTAGACGTGAAAGCGTTCGCGAAAGCTGACCATGAGTTCCATCTACTAATCTGCGGGTTCGCAGACAATGGTGAAATCCTACGTGTGCTCATGAATTATCAGGACCATTTGCTACGAATAACGTTGCGCCACTTGCGGAAAGACCCCCATCGTATGAAGGGCTTCTGGCAAGATCATATGGATATTTACAATTTGCTGATAAAAGGCAATGACGAATGTATCGCAAAGATGAAAGACCATCTGCAGCATTCGAAAAGCAAACTTTTTATGTAA
- a CDS encoding TraX family protein: MQIIAMLTMLIDHIGYIFFSDSITWRIIGRIAFPIYAYFIVVGFHHTSNRQRYLWRLIILAAISQIPYILSLQTMQINVIGTLAVCLAVLLIMDHYEQWLVSVITIITGLLLLYFLPFDYTFYALLLILIFRYLDQKYWVLAHFSLNIAMFVVDTGWWLQSCSIIPTLWLAYRNTFFSEFRINVVPPRWLWRSFYPTHLAVLALLVYFIKR; this comes from the coding sequence ATGCAAATTATCGCGATGCTTACGATGCTCATTGATCATATTGGGTATATCTTCTTCAGCGATAGCATTACTTGGCGGATCATCGGGCGAATCGCCTTCCCGATCTACGCTTACTTCATCGTGGTCGGATTCCACCATACAAGCAATCGGCAGCGTTATCTATGGCGCTTGATTATACTAGCGGCAATTTCTCAAATTCCATATATCTTAAGCTTGCAGACCATGCAGATCAATGTCATTGGTACATTAGCTGTGTGTCTCGCCGTATTATTGATAATGGATCATTACGAGCAATGGCTCGTATCTGTCATAACGATCATTACCGGTTTACTCTTACTCTACTTCCTGCCTTTCGACTATACTTTCTACGCATTATTGCTCATTCTCATCTTTCGTTACTTGGATCAAAAATATTGGGTGTTGGCACACTTTTCACTTAACATCGCTATGTTTGTCGTAGACACCGGCTGGTGGCTACAATCGTGCAGCATTATCCCGACATTATGGCTTGCATACCGTAACACGTTTTTTAGCGAGTTTCGAATTAACGTTGTACCTCCACGTTGGCTTTGGCGCAGCTTCTACCCAACACATCTGGCAGTTCTAGCATTGCTCGTCTACTTTATAAAGAGATAG
- a CDS encoding site-2 protease family protein encodes MNNKTRSTLAAIGLFIVAKSKWVYALLKLTKFGGTLISMAISLGAYAAFYGWKFGVALVYLIFVHEMGHLIAAKQKGIATSPAVFIPFMGALISLKERPRSAATEAYLAYGGPLAGLISFLPAVVLYEWNGDPFWALVVYLGALINLFNMLPISPLDGGRIVSVLSTKIWLVGLLILVAVILVTRTSPLMYLVLLIGAFTWWNRAREGFRASILSYEREKLGAFRSMIADWPSLTSTYELKAMIASDLKIAQEHAAGDRKWSIPFLHDREKYARDTAKIDLFYGERTLRLLQEWEHQPVQYEDGDASRPIPSPLLSRADREIGSRSEQVDEELKRYRTYYVAPNALKWKVLAAYLALAGVLSYFMIYGFRIMELHR; translated from the coding sequence ATGAATAATAAAACACGTTCAACACTCGCTGCGATTGGACTGTTTATTGTAGCGAAGTCTAAGTGGGTATATGCACTGCTCAAATTGACAAAGTTCGGTGGTACGCTCATCTCGATGGCGATCAGTCTAGGTGCTTATGCGGCATTCTATGGCTGGAAGTTCGGCGTTGCGCTCGTCTATTTGATCTTCGTTCATGAAATGGGACATCTCATTGCAGCGAAGCAGAAGGGAATTGCGACTTCACCAGCTGTGTTCATTCCGTTCATGGGTGCACTCATTTCACTTAAAGAGCGACCGCGTAGCGCAGCGACGGAAGCATACTTGGCCTATGGGGGTCCACTTGCGGGGCTTATTTCCTTCTTGCCGGCCGTTGTGCTGTATGAGTGGAATGGCGATCCGTTCTGGGCACTTGTTGTATACTTAGGAGCATTAATCAACCTATTTAACATGCTTCCGATTTCCCCATTGGATGGTGGAAGAATTGTATCTGTTTTATCTACGAAAATATGGCTAGTCGGTCTGCTGATTCTTGTTGCTGTTATTCTCGTTACTCGGACGAGCCCGCTCATGTATCTGGTGTTGCTGATCGGTGCATTTACTTGGTGGAACCGTGCGCGTGAAGGGTTCCGCGCATCGATTTTGTCTTATGAGCGAGAGAAGCTAGGCGCATTCCGTAGCATGATTGCGGATTGGCCCAGTTTAACGAGCACATACGAGCTTAAGGCGATGATTGCGTCGGACTTGAAAATTGCGCAAGAGCACGCAGCAGGAGATCGGAAGTGGTCGATTCCGTTCCTGCACGATCGTGAGAAATACGCGAGAGATACTGCGAAGATTGACTTGTTCTATGGCGAGCGGACGCTTCGCCTGCTCCAGGAGTGGGAACATCAGCCGGTTCAGTATGAAGATGGAGACGCTTCAAGACCTATACCCTCGCCATTGCTGTCGCGGGCTGATCGTGAAATAGGATCTCGTTCGGAGCAAGTCGATGAAGAACTGAAGCGTTATCGCACCTACTATGTCGCACCTAACGCACTGAAGTGGAAAGTTCTCGCTGCCTATCTTGCACTTGCGGGCGTGCTATCCTACTTCATGATATATGGATTTAGAATCATGGAGCTGCATCGGTAG
- a CDS encoding ribulose-bisphosphate carboxylase large subunit family protein — protein sequence MSQHHVIATYLIETPYPLELAAEVMAGEQSTGTFISVPGETPELKEQHAAKVISIEELESSNTASLPGVHLAQGMDHPVYRRALVKLSFPLHNFGPSLTNLLSTVAGNLYELREFSGLRLVDLELPTAFSERYPGPKFGIDGTRKLANVYDRPIIGTIVKPSIGLPIAEYGPLVRQLAEAGLDFIKDDELCANPPAAPFEQRVATVMNEIERVADRTGKKLMYAFNITGEIDEMKRNHDLVLKSGGTCVMVSLNSVGFAGVTHLRQYTELPIHGHRNQWGAMTRSPLLGMSFTAYQKLWRTAGVDHLHTNGVNSKFTESNESVIKSIQDCLTPMFGDYKVMPVLSSAQWAGSAIPTYEAIQSRDVIHLAGGGILAHPGGIAAGVRSMHLGWEAAVQGIPLTEFAQTHPEISEAIRIFGKK from the coding sequence ATGTCCCAACATCATGTGATCGCAACCTATCTCATTGAGACACCCTATCCATTGGAACTAGCGGCAGAAGTGATGGCTGGCGAGCAATCCACAGGAACCTTCATCTCTGTACCGGGCGAGACGCCTGAGCTTAAGGAACAACATGCAGCTAAAGTTATCAGCATCGAAGAGTTAGAGTCCTCTAACACCGCATCGCTGCCTGGTGTACACCTTGCTCAAGGAATGGATCATCCCGTTTACAGAAGAGCCCTCGTCAAGCTGTCATTCCCGTTACACAACTTTGGACCCTCATTAACAAATCTACTGTCTACAGTAGCGGGGAATCTATATGAACTGCGTGAATTTTCAGGCTTGAGACTTGTCGATCTTGAATTGCCTACAGCTTTCTCGGAACGCTATCCTGGACCTAAATTCGGGATCGATGGTACACGCAAGCTTGCTAATGTATATGATCGGCCTATTATCGGAACGATTGTGAAGCCAAGTATCGGTTTGCCGATCGCTGAATATGGCCCTCTCGTTCGACAATTGGCTGAAGCGGGACTTGATTTCATTAAGGATGATGAGCTTTGTGCCAATCCTCCAGCAGCACCGTTTGAACAACGTGTGGCTACCGTAATGAACGAGATCGAACGCGTGGCAGATCGAACAGGCAAGAAATTAATGTATGCGTTTAATATTACAGGCGAAATCGATGAGATGAAACGAAATCACGATTTGGTGTTAAAATCTGGCGGTACTTGTGTAATGGTCAGCCTGAATAGTGTTGGATTTGCGGGCGTAACTCATCTTAGACAGTATACAGAATTGCCGATTCATGGACATCGTAACCAATGGGGAGCAATGACTCGCAGTCCATTGCTAGGCATGAGCTTCACAGCTTATCAGAAGCTCTGGCGTACTGCCGGGGTAGACCATCTGCATACGAACGGTGTGAATAGTAAGTTTACAGAAAGTAATGAATCCGTTATCAAGTCGATTCAAGATTGCTTGACTCCGATGTTTGGAGATTACAAGGTTATGCCTGTACTTTCCTCGGCGCAATGGGCGGGCAGTGCAATTCCGACCTATGAGGCGATACAATCTCGCGATGTAATTCATCTTGCTGGTGGAGGTATTCTTGCTCACCCAGGAGGCATTGCAGCAGGAGTACGTAGTATGCACCTCGGTTGGGAAGCAGCAGTACAAGGCATTCCATTAACAGAATTTGCTCAAACACATCCAGAAATATCCGAGGCGATTCGGATCTTCGGCAAGAAGTAG
- a CDS encoding VOC family protein: protein MNNNVIGIGHVAYTTGQMDAMLHFYCEILGFENSFALHDEAGKPWIQYIRVAGCQFIELFYAKEGFDPKEGTYAHLCIQVADVMVMSEHLKAAGIDVYWGPVQGLDHNWQCWAKDPDGNPIEFMQIDLKSPQAKAAGLSS, encoded by the coding sequence ATGAACAATAACGTAATTGGAATCGGGCATGTTGCTTATACAACAGGGCAGATGGATGCGATGCTGCATTTTTATTGCGAAATACTAGGCTTTGAGAATTCATTCGCGCTCCATGATGAAGCAGGTAAACCATGGATTCAATATATCCGAGTAGCAGGCTGTCAGTTCATTGAGTTGTTCTATGCCAAGGAGGGCTTTGATCCTAAAGAGGGAACTTATGCTCACCTATGCATTCAAGTAGCTGACGTAATGGTGATGAGCGAGCATCTGAAAGCTGCGGGAATCGATGTATATTGGGGGCCTGTACAAGGTCTTGATCACAACTGGCAATGTTGGGCGAAAGACCCGGACGGCAATCCGATCGAATTCATGCAGATTGATCTGAAGTCACCACAGGCGAAGGCTGCAGGATTATCCTCATAA
- a CDS encoding alcohol dehydrogenase catalytic domain-containing protein: MKAVYVEDAYKVVVKEVDLPELSDQDVLIKVKVAGICGSDLHTYKGLHPFRKPPVIIGHEVSGEVVQVGSAVKNIKPGDRVTVEPQTGCGTCEYCLTGKWNFCENRGAPGIGKWYGTMAEYFAAPEVTVFKLPEDMSYEQGALVEPYAVGVHAVRKADIGVGDKVAILGTGPIGLLAMAAAKAAGATTLLMTDIMDYALDSAKQMGATHTLNILNNPDWTDDAKALVGGSFDKVMIAAGVPGIIDQSLKLLRKGGRIVTIAMFQGDQTFNIHNLQNQEKEIVGCMTYTREDTYTAIDLIAAGTVKEDVLITHRLTAEQAAEGFRIVDKKEDNSLKVLVTF; this comes from the coding sequence ATGAAAGCGGTTTATGTAGAAGACGCGTATAAAGTTGTGGTTAAGGAAGTTGACCTTCCGGAGTTAAGCGATCAGGATGTGTTGATTAAAGTGAAGGTAGCGGGCATTTGTGGCTCCGATCTTCATACGTATAAAGGCTTGCATCCGTTCCGGAAGCCTCCGGTTATTATCGGGCATGAAGTATCAGGTGAGGTTGTGCAAGTAGGTTCAGCGGTTAAAAACATTAAGCCGGGGGATCGTGTAACGGTTGAACCGCAAACGGGTTGCGGAACATGTGAATACTGTCTAACAGGAAAATGGAACTTCTGCGAAAATCGCGGAGCGCCGGGAATTGGAAAATGGTATGGAACGATGGCGGAATATTTCGCAGCACCAGAGGTAACGGTGTTTAAGCTTCCAGAAGATATGTCTTATGAGCAGGGTGCATTGGTGGAGCCTTACGCTGTAGGCGTTCATGCTGTTCGTAAAGCAGACATAGGTGTAGGTGACAAAGTTGCCATACTAGGTACGGGTCCGATTGGCTTATTGGCAATGGCTGCTGCGAAGGCTGCAGGGGCAACGACGCTGTTGATGACTGACATTATGGATTATGCGCTAGATAGTGCGAAGCAAATGGGTGCAACACACACATTGAATATTCTTAATAATCCAGATTGGACCGATGATGCAAAAGCATTGGTTGGAGGCAGCTTCGATAAGGTTATGATTGCTGCAGGCGTTCCCGGGATTATCGACCAATCACTTAAGCTCCTGCGTAAAGGTGGCCGTATCGTTACCATTGCGATGTTCCAAGGAGACCAGACGTTCAACATTCACAATTTGCAAAATCAAGAAAAAGAAATCGTAGGCTGTATGACTTATACTCGTGAAGATACTTACACAGCTATCGATCTTATCGCTGCAGGTACGGTAAAAGAAGATGTGTTGATCACTCATCGTCTAACGGCTGAGCAAGCGGCTGAAGGGTTTAGAATTGTAGATAAGAAAGAGGACAATTCGCTTAAAGTTCTCGTCACGTTCTAA
- a CDS encoding S-layer homology domain-containing protein has translation MKGIRKWFSLSAALILIVSLVSPAGAKAALPSDVQKHWAKTSIERWISEGVVQGGSDGKFNPNKPITRAELIRILNKIFGFTVPASEQFSDVPADAWYAKDLAIAKEAGYYQGYPNNVAKPTTDITREDVAVLLARVFKKSTAPGDSSSSGTTGISTGSSTTAYDFESSIEGWEINTQENNKYNTAGASGLAITTEAAAKGTHSLKADFNLKAGATFDFRKIETIDLSKKTAVSMKVKVVPTKGSVVGSDGVQAKLYIQAGEDWSVWKDSELQPVNDKGFATLTVDLAGVKNLNKVMAVGVQIVGAEGSSGTAIAYVDDVSFTGANAASTAASKEMKTDFESSVEGWSINTDESNKYNTVLATGLAITTDEASSGTHSLKADIKLNGGEVQIRKIADADLSAQKTMSAKLKVVPTEGSKIGADGVQVKLFLQAGSDWSTWDDSGLHPVSTDDFVTVNFDISKTPNKNQVRAIGAQIVTPAGSSGSATVYIDEVVLSGVKQAATPVSQPKTDTAGSGFTDTDQIASYAAGAVKALSDSIKGYPDGTYRPKGKITKAEVLSLLDKMIAGYYGHAGTFNGGDIKGDVIISHTGVILKDTKISGNLYLAPGIGDGDVKLEGVTVGGMTYVSGGGEHTVTITNSTLAGITMDRKDGKVRVLVTGNTVVDTLVIDEDAILELEEGASVTNVIVHGNSKVVVGKGATIENLTLAGDAAGTTITGDGDVTYVDNQSNDITINGKVLKQGEFSVKGGAANAVGGSTTPTIFYSGPSGPTEVWELWHGFEESTEGFAIEEAYNGVGASDVMISTDYAAEGTHSLKVTIPFVENNKGVPININFEEGNEIDFTKYSKIRAKVKFVASESGAGFGEWGVWSSLFVSKNNWSQLSDGANLTPQNGFTTFTIDLSKETNVDKSRQYGVSVWVPNGAFGTAYLYIDQIEVVKKAGGDDEDDDTTTGVLYNFESDVDGWSIETGEWDGVSLNSADANNLAVTTDQASKDKQSLKVDFSLGADKKFTLQRTFDNAQGEGDFSQYSSISVKVKVVATDGSDLSWGPWVSFFIEKNGWSGRVEKAEGMTDSDGFKTYTIDLSKLEQSEITKITQSPRMGIGVDTPEKSSGSAILYIDEITFVRK, from the coding sequence ATGAAGGGGATTCGAAAGTGGTTTAGTTTATCTGCTGCGTTAATCCTAATTGTTTCACTGGTATCACCTGCAGGTGCTAAGGCAGCGTTGCCATCTGATGTGCAGAAGCATTGGGCGAAGACGAGTATTGAACGCTGGATCTCAGAAGGTGTCGTCCAAGGTGGCTCGGATGGCAAGTTCAATCCGAATAAACCGATCACGAGAGCAGAGCTTATTCGTATTTTGAATAAGATATTCGGATTTACAGTTCCAGCGAGTGAGCAATTCTCTGATGTACCAGCTGATGCATGGTACGCGAAGGATTTAGCAATTGCGAAGGAAGCGGGCTATTATCAAGGCTATCCGAATAATGTGGCGAAGCCTACGACGGATATCACTAGAGAGGATGTCGCTGTACTTCTTGCTAGAGTATTTAAGAAATCAACTGCGCCAGGGGACAGTTCCTCAAGTGGGACGACTGGAATTAGTACAGGCTCATCCACAACTGCATATGATTTCGAATCATCGATTGAAGGTTGGGAAATCAATACGCAAGAAAATAATAAATACAACACGGCAGGAGCATCGGGCCTAGCGATAACGACGGAAGCTGCTGCCAAAGGAACGCATTCCTTGAAAGCAGATTTCAACTTGAAGGCGGGCGCAACCTTCGACTTCCGTAAGATTGAGACGATCGATCTTAGCAAGAAGACAGCAGTTAGCATGAAGGTCAAGGTTGTTCCGACTAAGGGCTCTGTTGTCGGGAGTGACGGCGTTCAAGCTAAGCTCTATATTCAAGCAGGGGAAGACTGGAGCGTGTGGAAAGATTCTGAATTGCAACCGGTAAATGATAAAGGCTTTGCTACGCTTACTGTTGATCTTGCTGGTGTTAAGAACTTGAATAAAGTGATGGCGGTCGGGGTGCAGATTGTTGGGGCTGAAGGCTCATCAGGAACAGCAATAGCTTATGTGGATGATGTATCATTCACGGGTGCCAATGCTGCATCTACAGCAGCCTCCAAAGAAATGAAGACGGATTTCGAATCATCAGTAGAAGGCTGGTCCATCAATACGGATGAATCGAACAAATATAATACAGTTCTCGCTACTGGTCTGGCGATTACAACTGATGAGGCATCAAGTGGCACACATTCCTTGAAGGCTGATATTAAGCTTAACGGCGGAGAAGTGCAGATCAGGAAAATTGCCGATGCCGATCTAAGCGCACAGAAGACGATGAGTGCTAAGCTAAAGGTTGTTCCGACAGAAGGATCGAAGATTGGAGCGGATGGCGTTCAAGTGAAGCTGTTCCTTCAAGCGGGCTCTGACTGGAGCACATGGGACGACTCTGGTCTTCATCCAGTAAGTACAGATGACTTCGTTACAGTTAATTTTGATATCAGTAAAACTCCGAATAAGAATCAAGTAAGAGCGATTGGCGCACAGATTGTGACGCCTGCAGGCTCATCAGGCTCAGCAACGGTGTATATCGATGAAGTTGTGCTGAGTGGAGTGAAACAAGCTGCAACACCGGTTAGTCAGCCAAAAACGGACACTGCTGGATCTGGATTTACGGATACAGATCAGATCGCAAGCTATGCTGCCGGTGCTGTGAAGGCACTGTCAGATAGCATTAAAGGATATCCAGATGGCACATATCGACCGAAAGGAAAGATTACGAAAGCTGAAGTGCTGTCACTGCTTGACAAAATGATCGCAGGATACTACGGACATGCAGGCACGTTTAATGGTGGAGACATTAAGGGAGATGTCATCATCAGTCATACGGGTGTCATACTGAAGGATACGAAAATCTCGGGCAATCTCTACCTTGCTCCAGGAATCGGCGACGGTGATGTGAAGCTAGAGGGCGTAACTGTCGGCGGTATGACTTACGTTTCCGGTGGCGGTGAACATACGGTTACGATCACGAATTCAACGCTTGCAGGCATTACAATGGATCGGAAAGACGGTAAAGTTCGTGTTCTAGTAACCGGTAATACGGTTGTCGACACACTAGTCATTGATGAAGATGCAATACTTGAGCTTGAAGAGGGAGCCTCTGTTACGAATGTTATTGTTCATGGCAATTCGAAAGTCGTCGTAGGTAAAGGTGCAACGATAGAGAACTTGACGCTTGCTGGTGATGCAGCAGGAACAACGATCACCGGTGACGGAGATGTAACTTATGTAGACAATCAATCGAATGACATTACGATTAATGGGAAAGTACTTAAGCAAGGTGAGTTTAGTGTCAAAGGTGGAGCAGCCAATGCGGTTGGCGGTTCAACAACTCCTACTATATTTTATAGCGGTCCAAGTGGCCCGACAGAGGTTTGGGAGCTGTGGCACGGCTTTGAGGAGTCTACTGAAGGATTCGCGATCGAAGAGGCGTATAATGGTGTAGGTGCTAGCGACGTAATGATTTCCACTGATTATGCAGCTGAAGGCACGCATTCTTTGAAGGTCACCATTCCATTCGTAGAGAATAACAAAGGTGTTCCAATCAATATTAACTTTGAGGAAGGCAATGAAATTGACTTTACTAAATATTCAAAAATTAGAGCTAAGGTCAAGTTCGTTGCAAGTGAGTCTGGAGCAGGTTTCGGGGAATGGGGAGTTTGGTCTAGTCTTTTTGTGTCAAAGAATAACTGGTCACAATTGTCAGATGGTGCGAACTTAACACCACAGAATGGATTTACAACATTCACAATCGATTTAAGTAAAGAAACCAATGTTGATAAATCTCGACAGTATGGAGTAAGTGTTTGGGTTCCAAATGGAGCTTTCGGAACAGCGTACTTATACATTGATCAGATTGAAGTGGTAAAGAAGGCTGGCGGGGATGACGAAGATGATGATACAACAACGGGAGTACTATATAATTTTGAATCTGATGTTGATGGATGGAGTATAGAAACTGGAGAATGGGATGGTGTTTCTCTCAATTCTGCAGATGCTAACAATTTGGCAGTAACAACTGATCAAGCTTCCAAAGACAAACAATCCTTGAAGGTCGATTTCTCGCTCGGAGCTGATAAAAAGTTCACATTACAGAGGACTTTTGACAATGCCCAAGGCGAAGGTGACTTCAGCCAATACTCCTCAATAAGTGTAAAGGTGAAGGTGGTTGCAACAGATGGCTCAGACCTTTCGTGGGGTCCATGGGTGTCCTTCTTCATTGAGAAAAATGGTTGGTCAGGCAGGGTTGAAAAAGCAGAAGGCATGACAGATAGTGATGGTTTCAAGACGTATACTATAGATTTGAGTAAATTAGAACAGAGTGAAATAACCAAAATCACTCAGTCTCCTAGAATGGGTATCGGGGTAGATACACCTGAAAAATCAAGCGGCAGTGCTATACTTTATATTGATGAGATCACATTTGTAAGAAAATAG